A single window of Castor canadensis chromosome 3, mCasCan1.hap1v2, whole genome shotgun sequence DNA harbors:
- the Bmp4 gene encoding bone morphogenetic protein 4 isoform X1 — protein sequence MFGLRRRPQPSKSAVIPDYMRDLYRLQSGEEEEEEQTQSTGLEYPERPTSRANTVRSFHHEEHLENVPGTSENSAFRFLFNLSSIPENEVISSAELRLFREQVDQGPDWERGFHRINIYEVMKPPAEVVPGHLITRLLDTRLVHHNVTRWETFDVSPAVLRWTREKQPNYGLAVEVTHLHQTRTYQGQHVRISRSLPQGSGEWAQLRPLLVTFGHDGRGHALTRRRRAKRSPRHHPQRSRKKSKNCRRHSLYVDFSDVGWNDWIVAPPGYQAFYCHGDCPFPLADHLNSTNHAIVQTLVNSVNSSIPKACCVPTELSAISMLYLDEYDKVVLKNYQEMVVEGCGCR from the exons ATGTTCGGGCTGCGCCGCCGCCCGCAGCCAAGCAAGAGCGCAGTCATTCCGGATTACATGCGAGATCTTTACCGGCTCCAGtctggggaggaggaagaggaagagcagaCCCAGAGCACAGGTCTGGAGTACCCCGAGCGCCCGACGAGCCGGGCCAACACCGTGAGGAGCTTCCACCACGAAG AACATCTGGAGAACGTCCCAGGGACCAGCGAAAACTCTGCTTTTCGTTTCTTATTCAACCTCAGCAGCATCCCAGAGAATGAGGTGATCTCTTCTGCAGAGCTACGGCTCTTTCGGGAGCAGGTGGACCAGGGCCCTGATTGGGAGCGGGGCTTCCACCGTATAAACATTTATGAGGTTATGAAGCCCCCAGCCGAAGTGGTACCTGGGCACCTCATCACACGACTACTGGACACTAGACTGGTCCACCACAATGTGACACGGTGGGAAACTTTTGATGTGAGCCCTGCAGTCCTTCGCTGGACCCGGGAGAAGCAGCCCAACTATGGGCTAGCTGTGGAGGTGACCCATCTCCATCAGACACGGACCTACCAGGGCCAGCATGTCAGGATTAGCCGATCGTTACCTCAAGGGAGTGGGGAATGGGCCCAGCTCAGGCCCCTCCTGGTCACTTTTGGCCATGATGGCCGGGGCCATGCCTTGACCCGTCGCCGGAGGGCCAAGCGAAGCCCTAGGCATCACCCACAGCGGTCCAGGAAGAAGAGTAAGAACTGCCGTCGCCACTCACTCTATGTGGACTTCAGCGACGTGGGCTGGAATGACTGGATTGTGGCCCCACCAGGTTACCAGGCCTTCTACTGCCACGGGGACTGTCCCTTTCCACTGGCAGACCACCTCAACTCAACCAACCACGCCATTGTGCAGACCCTGGTCAACTCTGTCAACTCCAGTATCCCCAAGGCCTGTTGTGTACCCACTGAACTGAGCGCCATCTCCATGCTGTACCTGGATGAGTATGACAAGGTGGTACTGAAAAATTATCAGGAGATGGTGGTAGAAGGATGTGGGTGCCGCTGA
- the Bmp4 gene encoding bone morphogenetic protein 4 isoform X2: protein MIPGNRMLMVVLLCQVLLGGASHASLIPETGKKKVAEIQGHAGGRRSGQSHELLRDFEATLLQMFGLRRRPQPSKSAVIPDYMRDLYRLQSGEEEEEEQTQSTGLEYPERPTSRANTVRSFHHEEHLENVPGTSENSAFRFLFNLSSIPENEVISSAELRLFREQVDQGPDWERGFHRINIYEVMKPPAEVVPGHLITRLLDTRLVHHNVTRWETFDVSPAVLRWTREKQPNYGLAVEVTHLHQTRTYQGQHVRISRSLPQGSGEWAQLRPLLVTFGHDGRGHALTRRRRAKRSPRHHPQRSRKKSKNCRRHSLYVDFSDVGWNDWIVAPPGYQAFYCHGDCPFPLADHLNSTNHAIVQTLVNSVNSSIPKACCVPTELSAISMLYLDEYDKVVLKNYQEMVVEGCGCR from the exons ATGATTCCTGGTAACCGAATGCTGATGGTCGTTTTATTATGCCAAGTCCTGCTAGGAGGCGCGAGCCATGCTAGTTTGATACCTGAGACCGGGAAGAAAAAAGTCGCCGAGATTCAGGGCCACGCGGGAGGACGCCGCTCAGGGCAGAGCCATGAGCTCCTGCGGGACTTCGAGGCGACACTTCTGCAGATGTTCGGGCTGCGCCGCCGCCCGCAGCCAAGCAAGAGCGCAGTCATTCCGGATTACATGCGAGATCTTTACCGGCTCCAGtctggggaggaggaagaggaagagcagaCCCAGAGCACAGGTCTGGAGTACCCCGAGCGCCCGACGAGCCGGGCCAACACCGTGAGGAGCTTCCACCACGAAG AACATCTGGAGAACGTCCCAGGGACCAGCGAAAACTCTGCTTTTCGTTTCTTATTCAACCTCAGCAGCATCCCAGAGAATGAGGTGATCTCTTCTGCAGAGCTACGGCTCTTTCGGGAGCAGGTGGACCAGGGCCCTGATTGGGAGCGGGGCTTCCACCGTATAAACATTTATGAGGTTATGAAGCCCCCAGCCGAAGTGGTACCTGGGCACCTCATCACACGACTACTGGACACTAGACTGGTCCACCACAATGTGACACGGTGGGAAACTTTTGATGTGAGCCCTGCAGTCCTTCGCTGGACCCGGGAGAAGCAGCCCAACTATGGGCTAGCTGTGGAGGTGACCCATCTCCATCAGACACGGACCTACCAGGGCCAGCATGTCAGGATTAGCCGATCGTTACCTCAAGGGAGTGGGGAATGGGCCCAGCTCAGGCCCCTCCTGGTCACTTTTGGCCATGATGGCCGGGGCCATGCCTTGACCCGTCGCCGGAGGGCCAAGCGAAGCCCTAGGCATCACCCACAGCGGTCCAGGAAGAAGAGTAAGAACTGCCGTCGCCACTCACTCTATGTGGACTTCAGCGACGTGGGCTGGAATGACTGGATTGTGGCCCCACCAGGTTACCAGGCCTTCTACTGCCACGGGGACTGTCCCTTTCCACTGGCAGACCACCTCAACTCAACCAACCACGCCATTGTGCAGACCCTGGTCAACTCTGTCAACTCCAGTATCCCCAAGGCCTGTTGTGTACCCACTGAACTGAGCGCCATCTCCATGCTGTACCTGGATGAGTATGACAAGGTGGTACTGAAAAATTATCAGGAGATGGTGGTAGAAGGATGTGGGTGCCGCTGA